The following are from one region of the Streptococcus sp. 1643 genome:
- a CDS encoding Veg family protein, producing the protein MSDAFTDVAKMKKIKEEIKAHEGQVVEMTLENGRKRQKNRLGKLIEVYPSLFIVEFGDVEGDKQANVYVESFTYSDILTEKNLIRYLD; encoded by the coding sequence ATGTCAGATGCATTTACAGATGTAGCCAAGATGAAAAAAATCAAAGAAGAGATCAAGGCACATGAGGGACAAGTCGTTGAAATGACTTTGGAGAATGGCCGTAAGCGCCAAAAAAATAGATTGGGTAAGCTAATTGAGGTTTATCCATCTCTATTTATCGTTGAATTTGGGGATGTTGAAGGAGACAAACAAGCCAATGTCTATGTTGAATCCTTCACCTACTCAGATATCTTGACAGAAAAGAACTTGATTCGCTATCTAGACTAA
- a CDS encoding CHAP domain-containing protein, which translates to MTFFKSGVKKSRYTQLGLGLATLFVTSTFLFGGESVQADSVARGDDYPLHYKNGSVEIDQWRMYSRQCTSFAAFRLSSVNGFEIPPAYGNANEWGHRARREGYRVDTKPEVGAIAWSTEGYYGHVAWVSNVSGDTIEIEEYNYGVREKYNRRKVKASSMTGFIHFKDLSTSHSAGENTRNSELPSSGTIVFAGESPIMDQPSSTGQVIDYYYAGESVSYDQVLEKDGYKWLGYLSYSGSRRYVQYAELSNTENGWKKEGGSWYYRENGKLATGWKKVNGNWYHLKENGAMSTGWIKDGSHWYYLKASGEMQTGWLKDKGTWYYLEESGQMKASQWFQVSGKHYYVNASGALAVNTIIDGYRLDSDGVRIGSVS; encoded by the coding sequence ATGACGTTTTTTAAATCAGGAGTTAAGAAGAGTAGATATACTCAGTTGGGTTTAGGGCTGGCTACTTTGTTTGTTACAAGTACCTTTTTGTTTGGTGGAGAATCGGTTCAGGCCGATAGTGTAGCGCGTGGAGATGACTATCCGCTTCACTACAAAAATGGTAGTGTTGAAATCGATCAGTGGCGGATGTATTCTCGCCAGTGTACCTCTTTTGCGGCCTTTCGTTTGAGTAGTGTAAATGGCTTTGAGATTCCTCCTGCCTACGGAAATGCGAATGAATGGGGACATCGTGCAAGGCGAGAAGGCTACCGTGTGGATACTAAGCCAGAAGTTGGGGCTATTGCTTGGTCGACAGAAGGATATTATGGGCACGTGGCCTGGGTATCAAATGTATCAGGGGATACGATTGAAATCGAAGAGTATAACTATGGGGTTCGAGAAAAGTATAACCGTCGAAAAGTCAAGGCTAGTTCGATGACAGGTTTTATTCATTTCAAGGATTTATCTACTAGCCATAGTGCGGGTGAGAATACTCGTAACTCAGAGCTTCCGTCCAGTGGGACAATAGTATTCGCGGGGGAATCGCCGATTATGGACCAACCGTCGAGTACAGGACAGGTTATTGACTACTATTATGCTGGTGAGAGTGTGAGTTATGATCAAGTTCTTGAAAAGGACGGTTATAAGTGGCTCGGTTATTTGTCTTATAGCGGTTCTAGAAGATATGTGCAGTATGCAGAGTTAAGCAATACAGAGAATGGATGGAAAAAAGAAGGAGGGAGTTGGTATTACAGAGAGAATGGTAAGCTAGCGACAGGATGGAAAAAAGTTAACGGCAATTGGTATCATTTAAAAGAAAATGGGGCCATGTCAACTGGATGGATTAAGGATGGCTCTCATTGGTATTATCTAAAGGCTTCGGGTGAGATGCAGACGGGATGGCTTAAAGACAAGGGAACTTGGTATTACTTAGAGGAATCTGGCCAGATGAAAGCTAGTCAATGGTTCCAAGTCTCGGGCAAACATTACTATGTCAATGCTTCGGGAGCCTTAGCTGTTAATACGATTATTGATGGCTACAGACTAGACAGTGATGGGGTAAGGATAGGAAGTGTCTCTTAA
- the rplI gene encoding 50S ribosomal protein L9, whose product MKVIFLADVKGKGKKGEIKEVPTGYAQNFLIKKNLAKEATAQAVGELRGKQKSEEKAHAEMIAEAKAIKAKLEAEETVVEFVEKVGPDGRTFGSITNKKIAEELLKQFGIKIDKRNIQVQAPIRAVGLIDVPVKIYQDVTSIINLRVKEG is encoded by the coding sequence ATGAAAGTAATCTTTTTAGCAGATGTCAAAGGAAAAGGGAAAAAAGGCGAAATCAAGGAAGTGCCAACTGGCTACGCTCAAAACTTCCTGATTAAAAAGAATTTGGCTAAGGAAGCGACTGCTCAAGCAGTGGGTGAGTTGCGTGGAAAACAAAAATCTGAAGAAAAAGCTCATGCAGAGATGATTGCTGAAGCAAAGGCTATCAAGGCCAAGCTAGAAGCAGAAGAAACGGTTGTAGAGTTTGTTGAAAAGGTTGGACCAGATGGTCGTACATTTGGATCCATCACCAACAAGAAGATTGCAGAAGAATTGCTTAAGCAATTTGGTATTAAGATTGACAAACGCAATATTCAAGTGCAAGCACCAATTCGAGCAGTAGGTTTGATTGATGTACCAGTGAAGATCTACCAAGATGTTACAAGTATCATCAATCTTCGTGTAAAAGAAGGTTAA
- a CDS encoding SIALI-17 repeat-containing surface protein yields MDKRKVILTSLASAAVLGASVLVSQPSVVKADEGKAEEQAVAPAQPQAGTEVESDAQTEKGSENASPANPGATNPAKMTKEELMKALDELEEQAISDIKDKEAIEDKEDAAEAVKEYIGKMYISDTLESGELSLDNIIAELPEGAEDKAVVTGPEVQTNKKLSTEEKTLLDQAEKDAKEQVSQATDALVQALESLENAVIEDIKKDASIIDKEAAIKEAKEEIGKENLLKAIADEDLEIGDVIVDWPADTSEHKTVAEPVSEFTDEDQAKLDEADKEAQVDAAKVRSDLIATLEKIERETIDDINKDATITDKEAAIKAAKEVIGKDAILKAIEDGDIEASDLLADFLAEDSDQVTPAEAMSQDDFSSQDQAKLAAADKEAAEEAAKVRTELLSTLEGIEKSTIDDINKDATITDKEAAIKAAKEVIGKDAILKAIEEGDIEASDLLADFLAEDSDQVTPAESKTQSQLSSQDQAKLTAADKEAAEEAKKEEEAKQAAEAKAHSELLTALEGIEKSTIDDINKDATITDKEAAIKAAKEVIGKDAILKAIEDGDIEASDLLADFLTEDSDQVTPAEAKTQSQLSSQDQAKLAAADKEAAEATAKVRSDLITTLEKIEKETIDDINKDVTITDKEAAIKAAKEVIGKDAILKAIEDGDIEASDLLADFLAEDSDQVTPAEAMSQEDFSIQDQAKLAAADKEAAEENSNVKKLELSKLEEQVAKIKAQLSSLQVSGDKNSQVKDLQQALVDYEDAIKALSSVMSAVLEIEDFKGGVNAVEAATAELPEYNKGVNAVEAAVNELPAYGESGTPAVANVPVYAESGTPIVNNALPYAESGTPAVANIPAYGENGTPAVVNVPAYAESGTPSVANVPAYAESGAPAVNEVPVYGESGVPALANVPVYAESGVPALANVPVYAESGAPAVATIPAYAEKIEPAVNEVPEYTGSVAPLATNPTLGTEQDRTYKAPAATDEQLLPNTGSQDASAVASLGFIGLLLGLLPFAKRKLNK; encoded by the coding sequence ATGGACAAGAGGAAAGTTATTTTAACAAGTTTAGCAAGTGCAGCTGTATTGGGTGCTAGTGTACTCGTTTCACAGCCTTCAGTAGTTAAGGCAGATGAAGGGAAAGCAGAAGAGCAGGCGGTTGCTCCTGCACAACCACAAGCTGGAACAGAAGTGGAGAGCGATGCTCAAACTGAAAAGGGATCAGAAAACGCTAGTCCAGCTAATCCTGGTGCGACAAATCCAGCTAAGATGACCAAAGAAGAGTTGATGAAGGCTTTGGATGAACTTGAGGAACAGGCTATTAGTGATATTAAGGATAAGGAAGCAATTGAGGACAAAGAGGATGCAGCTGAAGCTGTGAAGGAATATATCGGTAAGATGTATATTTCAGATACTCTTGAGTCTGGAGAGCTCAGCTTAGATAATATCATCGCTGAATTGCCAGAAGGTGCAGAAGATAAGGCTGTGGTAACAGGTCCTGAAGTTCAAACTAATAAAAAATTATCTACTGAGGAGAAAACCCTACTAGACCAAGCTGAAAAAGATGCCAAAGAACAAGTTTCTCAAGCGACGGATGCTCTGGTTCAAGCCCTAGAATCTCTTGAAAATGCTGTAATTGAAGATATTAAAAAAGACGCTTCAATCATCGATAAAGAAGCGGCTATCAAAGAAGCCAAAGAAGAGATTGGTAAAGAAAATCTTTTGAAGGCTATCGCAGATGAGGATTTGGAGATTGGTGATGTTATTGTAGACTGGCCAGCAGATACGAGCGAGCACAAAACAGTAGCTGAACCTGTATCAGAATTCACAGATGAAGACCAAGCTAAGTTAGATGAAGCTGATAAAGAGGCTCAGGTTGATGCAGCTAAAGTTCGCTCAGATTTAATCGCTACCCTAGAAAAAATTGAAAGAGAGACAATCGACGACATCAACAAAGATGCCACTATCACTGATAAGGAAGCAGCGATCAAGGCAGCTAAAGAAGTGATTGGCAAGGATGCTATCTTGAAAGCTATCGAAGATGGCGATATCGAAGCGTCCGACTTACTGGCAGATTTCTTGGCAGAAGACAGCGATCAGGTGACACCGGCCGAAGCGATGAGCCAAGACGATTTCTCAAGTCAAGACCAAGCTAAACTTGCTGCGGCCGACAAGGAAGCAGCGGAAGAAGCAGCAAAAGTTCGAACAGAATTGCTTTCAACGCTTGAAGGTATTGAAAAATCAACAATCGACGACATCAACAAAGATGCTACTATCACTGATAAGGAAGCAGCGATTAAGGCAGCTAAAGAAGTGATTGGCAAGGATGCTATCTTGAAAGCTATCGAAGAAGGTGACATTGAAGCGTCTGACTTGTTGGCAGATTTCTTAGCAGAAGACAGTGATCAGGTAACACCAGCCGAATCAAAAACTCAATCTCAACTTTCAAGCCAAGACCAAGCTAAACTCACTGCAGCAGATAAGGAAGCAGCCGAGGAGGCTAAGAAAGAGGAAGAAGCTAAGCAAGCTGCAGAAGCTAAGGCTCACAGCGAATTGTTGACTGCTCTTGAAGGTATCGAAAAATCAACCATTGATGACATCAACAAGGATGCCACTATCACTGATAAGGAAGCAGCCATCAAGGCAGCTAAAGAAGTGATTGGCAAGGATGCTATCTTGAAAGCTATCGAAGATGGCGATATCGAAGCGTCCGACTTGCTGGCAGATTTCTTGACAGAAGACAGTGATCAAGTAACACCAGCTGAAGCAAAAACTCAATCTCAACTTTCAAGCCAAGACCAAGCCAAACTTGCTGCAGCAGATAAGGAAGCAGCGGAAGCAACAGCAAAAGTTCGCTCAGATTTAATCACTACCCTAGAAAAAATTGAAAAAGAGACAATCGACGACATCAACAAAGATGTCACTATCACTGATAAGGAAGCAGCGATTAAGGCAGCTAAAGAAGTGATTGGCAAGGATGCTATCTTGAAAGCTATCGAAGATGGCGATATCGAAGCGTCCGACTTACTGGCAGATTTCTTGGCAGAAGACAGCGATCAGGTGACACCGGCCGAAGCGATGAGCCAAGAAGATTTCTCAATCCAAGACCAAGCTAAACTTGCTGCAGCGGACAAGGAAGCTGCGGAAGAAAATAGTAATGTGAAAAAACTTGAGCTAAGTAAATTAGAAGAGCAAGTTGCTAAGATTAAAGCACAATTATCAAGTTTACAAGTTTCTGGTGACAAGAATAGTCAAGTAAAAGACTTGCAACAAGCTTTAGTCGACTATGAGGATGCTATTAAGGCTCTAAGTAGTGTTATGTCAGCTGTTCTTGAAATTGAAGACTTTAAAGGTGGGGTGAACGCAGTAGAAGCTGCAACTGCAGAGTTGCCAGAATACAACAAAGGTGTAAATGCGGTAGAAGCTGCTGTAAATGAACTCCCAGCCTATGGCGAAAGTGGCACTCCAGCCGTAGCGAATGTCCCAGTCTATGCAGAAAGTGGTACCCCAATAGTAAACAATGCTCTGCCTTATGCAGAAAGTGGCACCCCAGCTGTAGCGAATATCCCAGCCTATGGAGAAAATGGCACTCCAGCCGTAGTGAATGTTCCAGCTTATGCAGAAAGCGGAACCCCATCCGTAGCGAATGTCCCAGCTTATGCAGAAAGCGGAGCTCCAGCCGTAAATGAAGTTCCAGTTTATGGCGAAAGTGGCGTCCCAGCCCTAGCAAATGTTCCAGTTTATGCAGAAAGTGGCGTCCCAGCCCTAGCAAATGTTCCAGTTTATGCAGAAAGTGGTGCTCCGGCAGTGGCTACTATTCCAGCCTATGCTGAAAAGATTGAACCTGCAGTAAATGAAGTTCCAGAATACACTGGCAGTGTAGCTCCTTTGGCTACAAACCCTACTCTTGGAACTGAACAAGATCGTACCTACAAAGCGCCTGCAGCAACAGATGAGCAACTCCTTCCAAATACAGGAAGCCAAGATGCTTCAGCAGTTGCATCGCTAGGATTTATTGGTCTCCTTCTTGGTTTGCTACCATTTGCAAAGAGAAAATTGAACAAATAA
- the dnaB gene encoding replicative DNA helicase, which yields MAEVEELRVQPQDILAEQSVLGAIFIDESKLVFVREYIDSRDFFKYAHRLIFQAMVDLSDRGEAIDATTVRTILDSQGDLQNIGGLSYLVEIVNSVPTSANAEYYAKIVAEKAMLRRLISKLTESVNQAYEASKPADEIIAQAEKGLIDVSENANRSGFKNIRDILNINFGNLEVRSQQTTDITGIATGYRDLDHMTTGLHEEELIILAARPAVGKTAFALNIAQNIGTKLDKTVAIFSLEMGAESLVDRMLAAEGLVESHSIRTGQLTDEEWQKYTIAQGNLANASIYIDDTPGIRITEIRSRSRKLAQETGNLGLILIDYLQLITGTGRENRQQEVSEISRQLKILAKELKVPVIALSQLSRGVEQRQDKRPVLSDIRESGSIEQDADIVAFLYRDDYYDRAGEEEEGIPNNKVEVIIEKNRSGARGTVELIFQKEYNKFSSISKREA from the coding sequence ATGGCAGAAGTAGAGGAACTGCGAGTTCAACCTCAGGATATTTTAGCAGAACAATCTGTTCTGGGGGCTATTTTTATAGATGAGAGTAAGCTCGTTTTTGTCCGAGAATACATTGATTCTCGTGACTTCTTTAAGTATGCTCATCGGTTGATTTTCCAAGCGATGGTAGATTTGTCGGATCGTGGGGAAGCGATTGATGCGACGACGGTTCGGACGATTTTGGATAGTCAAGGGGATCTCCAAAATATTGGTGGCTTGTCTTACCTTGTTGAAATTGTCAACTCTGTACCAACTTCAGCTAATGCAGAATATTATGCTAAAATCGTAGCTGAAAAGGCTATGCTACGTCGCTTGATTTCCAAGTTGACAGAGTCTGTCAACCAAGCTTATGAGGCTTCTAAGCCTGCAGATGAAATCATTGCTCAGGCTGAAAAGGGGCTCATTGATGTTAGCGAAAATGCCAATCGTAGTGGGTTCAAGAACATCCGTGATATTCTAAATATCAACTTTGGGAACCTAGAAGTTCGGTCACAACAAACAACGGATATCACAGGTATTGCAACGGGCTACCGTGATTTGGACCATATGACGACAGGTCTTCATGAGGAGGAGTTAATTATCCTAGCGGCGCGACCAGCGGTTGGTAAGACGGCCTTTGCCTTGAACATTGCTCAGAACATCGGGACTAAGTTGGACAAGACGGTTGCTATCTTTTCGCTAGAAATGGGTGCAGAAAGCCTAGTAGACCGTATGCTGGCAGCAGAAGGTTTGGTGGAGTCTCATTCTATCCGTACTGGTCAATTGACTGATGAGGAGTGGCAAAAATATACCATTGCTCAAGGGAATCTAGCCAACGCGAGTATCTATATTGATGATACGCCAGGGATTCGGATCACGGAAATTCGCTCTCGCTCACGTAAACTGGCTCAAGAAACAGGCAATCTAGGCTTGATTTTGATCGACTACCTACAGCTTATCACAGGTACTGGTCGTGAGAACCGCCAACAAGAAGTCTCTGAAATTTCTCGTCAGTTGAAAATTCTAGCCAAGGAATTAAAGGTTCCAGTCATTGCTCTTAGTCAGCTATCTCGTGGAGTGGAACAGCGTCAAGATAAGAGACCAGTCTTGTCTGATATTCGTGAATCGGGTTCTATCGAGCAGGATGCGGATATTGTAGCCTTTCTATACCGTGACGACTACTACGATCGTGCGGGTGAAGAAGAGGAAGGAATTCCAAATAACAAGGTTGAGGTTATTATTGAGAAAAATCGTAGTGGAGCTCGTGGAACGGTGGAATTGATTTTCCAAAAAGAATACAATAAATTTTCAAGTATCTCAAAGAGGGAGGCATAA
- the polA gene encoding DNA polymerase I has product MDKKKLLLIDGSSVAFRAFFALYQQLDRFKNANGLHTNAIYGFQLMLNHVLERVEPSHVLVAFDAGKTTFRTEMYADYKGGRAKTPDEFREQFPFIRELLDHLGIRHYELAQYEADDIIGTLGRLAEKDSFDVTIVSGDKDLIQLTDEHTVVEISKKGVAEFEAFTPDYLMEKMGLTPAQFIDLKALMGDKSDNIPGVTKIGEKTGIKLLLEHGSLEGIYENIDGMKASKMKENLINDKEQAFLSKTLATIETNAPIEIGLDDLLYSGPDVENLGKFYDEMGFKQLKQALNVSSTDAPESLDFTIVDQVSQDMLSANSIFHFELFGENYHTDDLVGFAWSCGDKLYATDKLELLQEPILKDFLEKTPLKVYDFKKAKVLLNRLGLSLQAPAFDSRLAKYLLSTVENNEISTIANLYGQTYLADDEIFYGKGVKKAIPEREKFLEHLARKVAVLVETEPVLLEKLGEHGQLDLLYDMEQPLAFVLAKMEIAGITVKKETLLEMQAENELVIEKLTQEIYELAGEEFNINSPKQLGVLLFEKLGLPLEYTKKTKTGYSTAVDVLERLAPIAPIVKKILDYRQIAKIQSTYVVGLQDWILDDGKIHTRYVQDLTQTGRLSSVDPNLQNIPVRLEQGRLIRKAFVPEWEDSVLLSSDYSQIELRVLAHISKDEHLIKAFQEGADIHTSTAMRVFEIEHPEDVTPNDRRNAKAVNFGVVYGISDFGLANNLGISRKKAKAYIDTYFERFPGIKNYMEEVVREARDKGYVETLFKRRRELPDINSRNFNIRGFAERTAINSPIQGSAADILKIAMIQLDKALVEGGYQTKMLLQVHDEIVLEVPKSELAAVKVLVKQTMEEAIQLSVPLIADENEGATWYEAK; this is encoded by the coding sequence ATGGACAAGAAAAAATTATTATTAATTGATGGATCTTCTGTTGCTTTTCGAGCTTTTTTTGCGCTTTATCAGCAGTTGGATCGGTTTAAAAATGCTAATGGCCTTCATACCAATGCAATCTACGGTTTTCAACTCATGTTGAATCATGTCTTAGAGCGGGTTGAGCCTAGTCATGTTTTGGTAGCCTTTGATGCAGGTAAGACGACTTTCCGAACAGAGATGTATGCAGACTACAAGGGGGGCCGTGCTAAAACTCCAGATGAGTTTCGTGAGCAATTTCCCTTCATTCGTGAGTTGTTAGACCATCTTGGGATTCGCCATTATGAGTTGGCCCAGTATGAAGCTGATGATATCATCGGGACCCTAGGTCGTTTGGCTGAGAAGGATTCTTTTGATGTGACAATCGTTAGCGGAGACAAGGACTTGATCCAGTTGACGGATGAGCATACGGTTGTCGAGATTTCTAAGAAAGGTGTGGCTGAGTTTGAGGCCTTTACGCCAGACTATCTTATGGAAAAAATGGGCCTCACACCAGCTCAGTTTATAGATCTCAAGGCTCTTATGGGGGATAAGTCTGATAATATCCCTGGCGTCACTAAGATCGGTGAAAAGACGGGTATCAAGCTCTTGCTAGAACACGGTTCGTTAGAGGGTATTTATGAAAATATCGATGGGATGAAGGCTTCTAAGATGAAGGAAAATCTCATCAATGACAAGGAACAAGCCTTTTTGTCTAAAACCTTGGCGACCATTGAGACAAATGCACCGATTGAGATTGGCCTTGATGATTTGCTTTATAGTGGACCAGATGTGGAAAATCTCGGGAAATTCTACGATGAGATGGGCTTCAAACAGCTCAAGCAAGCTTTAAATGTGTCATCAACGGATGCGCCTGAAAGTTTGGATTTCACTATCGTTGACCAAGTCAGTCAAGACATGCTGAGCGCCAACTCTATCTTCCACTTTGAGCTTTTTGGTGAGAATTACCATACAGATGACTTGGTTGGTTTTGCCTGGTCCTGTGGGGATAAACTTTACGCTACAGACAAACTTGAGCTCTTGCAGGAGCCGATTCTCAAGGATTTTCTAGAAAAAACACCTCTGAAAGTGTATGATTTTAAGAAAGCGAAGGTTCTTTTAAATCGTTTGGGCTTGAGTTTGCAGGCCCCTGCTTTTGACAGCCGTTTGGCCAAATACCTCCTCTCTACTGTCGAGAACAATGAAATTTCAACCATTGCGAATCTCTATGGCCAAACTTATTTGGCTGATGATGAGATTTTCTACGGTAAGGGGGTCAAGAAAGCTATCCCTGAGAGAGAGAAATTCTTGGAACACCTAGCTCGCAAGGTTGCTGTATTAGTTGAAACCGAGCCTGTTTTACTTGAAAAACTCGGTGAACATGGGCAGTTAGACCTTCTCTATGACATGGAGCAACCTCTGGCTTTTGTCCTTGCCAAGATGGAAATTGCTGGGATTACAGTCAAGAAAGAGACCTTGCTTGAGATGCAGGCTGAAAATGAGCTTGTCATTGAAAAGCTAACTCAGGAGATTTATGAACTGGCTGGTGAGGAGTTTAATATCAACTCGCCTAAACAGTTGGGCGTACTTCTCTTTGAAAAACTGGGCCTTCCTCTAGAATACACCAAGAAAACCAAGACAGGTTACTCGACAGCCGTGGATGTGCTAGAGCGTCTGGCTCCTATTGCGCCAATTGTTAAGAAAATTCTAGACTACCGTCAGATTGCTAAGATTCAATCGACTTACGTGGTTGGCTTGCAGGATTGGATTTTAGATGATGGCAAGATTCACACGCGCTATGTGCAGGATTTGACTCAGACAGGGCGTTTGTCTAGTGTGGATCCAAACTTGCAAAATATTCCTGTTCGTTTGGAACAAGGTCGCCTCATTCGTAAGGCTTTTGTGCCAGAGTGGGAGGATAGTGTACTACTCAGTTCGGACTATTCACAGATTGAGTTGCGAGTTTTGGCGCATATCTCTAAGGATGAGCACTTAATCAAAGCCTTCCAAGAGGGAGCAGATATCCATACTTCGACAGCTATGCGTGTCTTTGAAATTGAACATCCTGAGGATGTGACGCCAAACGACCGTCGCAATGCCAAGGCTGTCAACTTTGGAGTGGTTTACGGGATTTCAGATTTTGGTTTGGCGAACAATCTTGGTATTAGTCGTAAGAAGGCCAAAGCCTACATTGATACCTACTTTGAGCGTTTTCCTGGGATTAAAAACTATATGGAAGAAGTGGTGCGTGAAGCGCGTGATAAGGGATATGTAGAGACCCTCTTCAAACGTCGTCGAGAGCTACCAGATATCAATTCGCGCAACTTTAACATTCGTGGTTTTGCAGAGCGAACTGCCATTAACTCCCCTATTCAGGGTTCGGCAGCAGATATCCTCAAGATTGCTATGATTCAGCTAGACAAAGCTCTAGTTGAGGGTGGTTATCAGACCAAGATGCTCTTGCAAGTGCATGATGAAATCGTCCTTGAAGTTCCGAAATCAGAACTAGCAGCTGTCAAAGTACTAGTGAAACAAACCATGGAAGAAGCCATCCAACTCAGTGTTCCCCTTATCGCAGATGAAAATGAAGGGGCAACCTGGTACGAGGCTAAATAA
- a CDS encoding DHH family phosphoesterase: MKKNNLIPFSAVLLGLATFGILTLLIIFSHNLAVTITVLFLFVLLYLLLFVWQKKQYEKSEIEQIQYVNHQAENSLSTLLDQMPVGVLKLDLSSGEVEWFNPYAELILTTEEGEIDVELIRTIIKASVGNPGSYATLGETRYAVHMDKASGVLYFFDVSGEYEATVELVTSRPVIGVISVDNYDDLEDATSDSDISHINSFVANFVSEFASKYAMFSRRVGMDRFYVFTDYTVLEELMNDKFSVIDTFREESKQRQLPLTLSMGFSYGDGNHEEIGKIALLNLNLAEVRGGDQVVVKENNETKNPVYFGGGTAASIKRTRTRTRAMMTAISDKIRSVDQVFVVGHKNLDMDALGSAVGMQLFASNIIENSYAVYDADHMPADIERAIQFLKKEDITKLLSLTDAMKLVTNRSLLILVDHSKTALTLSKDFYDLFTQTIVIDHHRRDQDFPENAVITYIESGASSASELVTELIQFQNSKKNRLSRMQASVLMAGMMLDTKNFTSRVTSRTFDVASYLRTRGSDSIAIQEIAATDFEEYREVNELILQGRKLGSDILIARAKDSMSYDTVVISKAADAMLAMSGIEASFVLAKNTQGFISISARSRSKINVQRIMEELGGGGHFNLAAAQIENMSLTEAGEKLTQLILEEVKEKEKEE; encoded by the coding sequence ATGAAAAAAAATAATTTAATCCCGTTTTCTGCAGTCTTGCTAGGACTTGCAACTTTCGGAATCTTAACTTTGCTGATTATTTTTTCACATAATCTTGCTGTAACAATCACTGTTTTGTTTTTATTTGTACTGCTTTATTTGCTTTTATTCGTTTGGCAAAAAAAACAGTATGAAAAGAGCGAAATTGAACAAATCCAATATGTAAATCACCAAGCCGAAAATAGCTTGAGTACTTTGCTTGATCAAATGCCGGTGGGAGTCCTGAAATTAGACTTATCAAGCGGAGAAGTGGAATGGTTTAATCCCTATGCTGAGCTGATTTTAACTACTGAAGAAGGGGAAATTGATGTTGAGTTAATTCGAACCATCATCAAGGCTTCTGTTGGGAATCCAGGTTCGTATGCTACCTTGGGCGAAACACGATATGCTGTCCATATGGACAAGGCTTCAGGTGTTTTGTATTTCTTTGATGTTTCTGGAGAGTACGAAGCAACTGTCGAATTGGTAACTAGTCGTCCAGTCATTGGAGTCATCTCAGTAGATAACTATGATGATTTGGAGGATGCGACATCGGACTCCGATATCAGCCATATCAATAGCTTTGTAGCTAATTTTGTTTCAGAATTTGCTAGTAAGTATGCTATGTTTTCTCGCCGTGTGGGGATGGATCGTTTTTATGTATTCACAGATTACACGGTACTAGAGGAATTGATGAATGATAAATTCTCTGTTATTGATACTTTCCGAGAAGAATCAAAACAAAGGCAGCTACCCCTAACTTTAAGTATGGGATTTTCTTATGGTGATGGAAACCATGAAGAAATAGGGAAAATTGCCTTGCTCAACTTGAACTTAGCAGAAGTTCGCGGTGGTGACCAGGTGGTGGTCAAGGAAAATAACGAAACCAAGAATCCAGTCTACTTTGGTGGAGGAACTGCTGCATCTATCAAACGTACTCGTACACGTACCAGAGCCATGATGACAGCCATTTCTGATAAGATTCGAAGTGTTGACCAGGTTTTTGTAGTCGGTCATAAAAATCTAGATATGGATGCTTTGGGCTCTGCTGTCGGTATGCAGTTGTTTGCAAGTAATATTATCGAGAACAGTTATGCTGTCTACGATGCAGACCATATGCCAGCAGATATCGAACGTGCTATTCAGTTCTTGAAGAAAGAAGATATCACGAAACTTTTATCTCTTACAGATGCGATGAAGCTAGTTACAAACCGTTCATTATTGATTCTGGTGGATCATTCCAAGACGGCTTTGACTTTGTCAAAAGATTTTTATGATTTGTTCACTCAAACTATTGTTATTGACCATCATAGACGTGATCAGGATTTCCCTGAGAATGCAGTCATCACCTATATTGAAAGTGGGGCAAGTAGTGCCAGTGAGTTGGTCACAGAATTGATTCAGTTCCAAAATTCTAAGAAAAATCGTTTGAGTCGTATGCAGGCCAGTGTTTTGATGGCTGGTATGATGCTGGATACCAAGAATTTCACATCTCGCGTGACGAGCCGAACCTTTGATGTGGCTAGCTATCTGAGAACACGGGGAAGTGACAGTATTGCTATCCAGGAGATTGCTGCGACAGATTTTGAAGAGTACCGTGAGGTAAATGAACTCATTTTACAAGGTCGTAAGTTAGGTTCAGATATCTTGATTGCCCGAGCTAAGGACTCAATGTCTTATGACACAGTTGTTATCAGTAAGGCTGCCGATGCTATGCTGGCTATGTCAGGTATTGAAGCCAGCTTCGTTCTAGCAAAAAATACACAAGGATTTATCTCTATCTCGGCTCGAAGTCGTAGTAAAATCAATGTGCAACGCATTATGGAAGAGTTGGGTGGCGGTGGTCACTTTAATCTAGCTGCCGCGCAAATCGAGAATATGAGTCTAACAGAAGCAGGAGAAAAATTGACTCAACTAATCTTGGAAGAAGTAAAGGAAAAGGAGAAAGAAGAATGA